The following proteins are co-located in the Microplitis demolitor isolate Queensland-Clemson2020A chromosome 5, iyMicDemo2.1a, whole genome shotgun sequence genome:
- the LOC103579268 gene encoding uncharacterized protein LOC103579268: protein MDKPECNTGYCDLNKLNAKSDYNSNDDSNCEDDNASVNQKDDAKKRKKRKILRSRHYNKHQDESNYYREQLLLFLPFRDEKTEIENCSENRKNIYGNNLDLIVTNRSLIYQMEKRYLSDIFKEKEAEDDDYNDEHNDENKNFTLKENQPDDTVDIFADNKNSNEQQLQITIHCLHAQKIGKQIRLMISGQAGTGKSFLINLLYQVIPDYYTKKISCTDIESAHAILAAPYGKAAYLIHDVTVHSCFCLPRDNMSRNIAALSSSVVTSLRFEMRNVKVVIIDEVSMIGRNRFNQIDTRLQQITGNNSPFFGLSIIFVGVLRQLPPIMDKPIYYTAFHYFRDKKLQWNKQHPDQPFKPNIADPTYRVASTNISEETTQAATTGQNAEQLRRFSPFR from the exons ATGGATAAGCCAGAATGTAATACTGGATATTGCgatcttaataaattaaatgcgaAAAGTGATTATAATTCGAACGACGATTCTAATTGTGAGGATGACAATGCTAGCGTTAATCAAAAAGATGATGCAAAAAAACGCAAGAAGCGAAAAATTTTACGTTCACGTCATTACAATAAACACCAAGATGAATCTAATTATTATCGAGAACAGTTACTACTCTTTTTACCATTTCGTGATGAAAAAACCGAAATTGAAAACTGCAGTGAAAAtcggaaaaatatttatggaaacaaTTTAGATCTTATTGTAACAAATCGATCATTGATATACCAAATGGAAAAGAGGTATCTCTCAGATATCTTCAAAGAAAAAGAAGCGGAAGACGACGATTATAACGATGAAcataatgatgaaaataaaaattttaccctTAAAGAAAATCAGCCAGATGACACTGTTGATATTTttgctgataataaaaatt cAAATGAACAGCAGCTTCAAATAACTATACACTGTTTACATGCTCAAAAAATTGGCAAGCAAATTCGTTTAATGATTTCTGGTCAAGCAGGAACTGGaaaatcatttcttattaATCTTTTATATCAAGTCATACCAGAttactatacaaaaaaaattagttgtaCAGATATTGAATCAGCTCATGCCATTCTAGCAGCTCCTTATGGAAAAGCTGCATATTTAATTCATGATGTCACTGTGCACAGTTGTTTTTGTTTACCAAGAGACAATATGAGCAGAAACATTGCAGCATTAAGCTCTAGCGTTGTTACATCCTTGAGATTTGAAATGCGAAACGTAAAAGTTGTTATCATAGATGAGGTTTCAATGATCGGTCGAAATCGATTTAATCAAATTGATACTCGTCTTCAACAAATAACGGGGAATAATTCGCCATTTTTTGGactgtcaataatttttgttggaGTTTTACGACAACTCCCACCGATTATGGATAAACCTATTTATTATACAGCATTCCATTATtttagagataaaaaattgcagTGGAATAAACAGCATCCTGATCAACCTTTTAAACCAAATATTGCAGACCCTACCTATAGGGTCGCCAGTACAAATATAAGTGAAGAGACAACCCAGGCGGCGACAACCGGACAAAACGCCGAACAACTAAGACGCTTTTCACCATTCaggtaa